In Bactrocera oleae isolate idBacOlea1 chromosome 5, idBacOlea1, whole genome shotgun sequence, a genomic segment contains:
- the HLH4C gene encoding helix-loop-helix protein 1, protein MVYDMTHMMPAQSISLGRYYLHDLNGSAENPDYVLDIDRRFQARMACETMPQASPPPPPTPAPRRRTTPIAHLDPSELVGLSREERRRRRRATLKYRTAHATRERIRVEAFNVSFAELRKLLPTLPPDKKLSKIEILKLAICYIAYLNHVLETP, encoded by the coding sequence ATGGTGTACGATATGACGCATATGATGCCCGCACAAAGCATCTCCCTGGGTCGCTATTATCTGCATGATCTCAATGGTAGCGCTGAAAATCCTGATTATGTTTTGGATATAGATCGACGTTTTCAGGCGCGTATGGCTTGTGAGACCATGCCACAGGCTTCGCCACCACCGCCGCCGACACCAGCACCACGACGCCGCACAACACCGATAGCGCACCTGGATCCGTCGGAATTGGTGGGTCTGTCGCGTGAAGAGCGCCGCCGTCGGCGACGTGCCACGCTAAAATATCGCACGGCGCATGCAACACGCGAACGCATACGCGTCGAAGCGTTTAATGTCAGTTTCGCGGAATTGCGTAAGCTACTGCCCACATTGCCGCCGGATAAGAAGTTGTCAAAAATCGAAATTCTCAAGTTGGCTATATGCTACATAGCGTACTTGAATCATGTGCTGGAAACGCCATAA